In a single window of the Xiphophorus couchianus chromosome 10, X_couchianus-1.0, whole genome shotgun sequence genome:
- the LOC114151713 gene encoding probable vesicular acetylcholine transporter-B: MDGEGGSFRLAKSAAVKLSEMGERTKQLGSAMRDPHQQKRIILVIVCVALLLDNMLYMVIVPIIPDYLADLESEQSEHVHLGLHPNTSSANSSSQDKSNKDNLDIQIGVLFASKAILQLLVNPLSGTFIDRVGYDIPLLIGLTVMFVSTCIFAFAENYATLFVARSLQGLGSAFADTSGFAMIADKYTEEAERSRALGISLAFISFGSLVAPPFGGVLYEFAGKRVPFIVLASVCLADGFLLLTVIKPFSNRTRENMPVGTPIYRLMVDPYIAVVAGALTMANIPLAFLEPTIANWMETTMHSTQWEMGLTWLPAFFPHILGVFITVKLAAKNPHLQWFYGALGMVIIGASSCTVPACKTFGQLIAPLCGICFGIALVDTALLPTLAFLVDVRYVSVYGSVYAIADISYSIAYAMGPIVAGQIVHNLGFVQLNLGMGLVNVLYAPALLLLRNVCQMKPSYSERDNLLDEAPQGLYDTIKLEEVRAKKKGYSSSGNCLSVDENGFDPFRAQQSSGPDYT; this comes from the coding sequence ATGGATGGAGAAGGAGGATCGTTCAGGCTGGCCAAATCAGCCGCAGTAAAACTCTCCGAGATGGGCGAGAGGACCAAGCAGCTGGGCTCCGCGATGAGAGACCCTCACCAGCAGAAGCGGATCATATTAGTGATTGTTTGCGTGGCTCTTCTTCTGGACAATATGCTCTACATGGTCATTGTGCCAATTATCCCAGACTATCTTGCTGACCTGGAGAGCGAGCAATCAGAGCACGTCCACTTAGGGCTGCACCCCAACACTTCCTCAGCCAACAGCTCAAGTCAAGACAAAAGCAACAAGGACAATTTGGACATCCAAATAGGAGTCCTTTTCGCCTCTAAAGCCATCCTGCAGCTCCTGGTCAACCCACTCTCGGGAACTTTCATAGATCGAGTCGGATACGACATCCCTCTCCTCATCGGGCTAACCGTGATGTTCGTCTCCACCTGCATTTTCGCCTTCGCGGAGAACTACGCGACGCTCTTCGTGGCCAGAAGCCTGCAGGGTCTGGGCTCTGCTTTCGCGGACACCTCCGGCTTCGCGATGATCGCTGACAAGTACACGGAGGAAGCGGAGAGGAGCCGAGCGCTCGGCATCTCCCTGGCTTTCATCTCGTTCGGGAGCCTGGTGGCGCCTCCCTTCGGGGGCGTCCTGTATGAGTTCGCCGGAAAGAGGGTCCCCTTCATTGTGCTCGCCTCTGTCTGCCTGGCTGACGGTTTTCTGCTGCTTACTGTCATCAAACCCTTCTCCAACAGGACTCGGGAGAACATGCCAGTGGGTACCCCGATATACAGACTCATGGTAGACCCCTACATCGCCGTGGTGGCCGGGGCGCTCACCATGGCCAACATCCCGCTGGCCTTTCTGGAGCCGACTATCGCCAACTGGATGGAGACCACCATGCACTCCACTCAGTGGGAGATGGGACTCACCTGGCTGCCGGCTTTCTTCCCTCACATCCTTGGTGTGTTCATTACTGTTAAACTGGCCGCGAAGAACCCCCACCTGCAGTGGTTCTACGGGGCTTTAGGCATGGTAATTATAGGGGCCAGCTCATGCACGGTCCCTGCATGCAAAACGTTCGGGCAGCTCATCGCCCCGCTGTGCGGCATCTGTTTCGGCATTGCGCTGGTGGACACGGCGCTGCTGCCGACACTCGCGTTCCTGGTCGACGTGCGCTACGTCTCCGTGTACGGCAGCGTTTATGCCATCGCTGATATCTCGTATTCGATCGCTTACGCTATGGGTCCGATAGTGGCCGGCCAGATCGTGCACAACCTTGGCTTCGTCCAGCTGAATCTGGGCATGGGTCTGGTCAACGTGCTTTACGCGccggcgctgctgctgctgcgcaacGTGTGCCAAATGAAGCCGTCTTACTCGGAAAGGGATAACCTGTTAGACGAGGCTCCGCAGGGGCTGTACGACACCATCAAGTTGGAGGAGGTGAGGGCTAAAAAGAAGGGCTACAGTTCTTCGGGGAATTGCTTGTCGGTGGACGAAAATGGGTTCGATCCCTTCAGAGCGCAACAGTCCTCCGGTCCAGACTACACCTAG
- the rgrb gene encoding retinal G protein coupled receptor b — translation MGTYTLPEGFSDFDMFAFGSALLVGGVLGFFLNAVSILAFLRVKEMRTPSNFFVFNLALADISLNVNGLTAAYASYLRYWPFGQDGCNYHAFQGMISVLASISFMAAIAWDRYHQYCTRQKLFWSTTVTMCSIIWILSIFWAAVPLMGWGVYDFEPMRTCCTLDYTRGDRDYITYMLTLTVLYLTFPAVTMFSCYDSIYKHFKKIHHHKFNTSLPLRVLLSCWGPYVLMCIYACFENVKLVSPKLRMLLPVVAKTNPIFNSLLYSFGNEFYRGGIWNFLTGQKIVEPDVKKSK, via the exons ATGGGAACTTATACACTACCGGAGGGATTCTCGGACTTTGACATGTTTGCATTCGGCTCTGCGCTTCTTGTTGGGG GGGTGCTGGGATTCTTCCTCAACGCCGTCAGCATCCTGGCCTTCCTCCGAGTGAAGGAGATGCGAACTCCCAGTAACTTCTTCGTGTTCAACCTGGCCTTGGCTGACATCAGTCTGAATGTAAACGGTCTCACAGCTGCTTATGCCAGCTATCTCAG GTACTGGCCATTTGGTCAAGATGGTTGTAATTATCACGCTTTCCAGGGGATGATATCAGTCCTGGCTTCCATCAGTTTCATGGCTGCGATCGCGTGGGACAGATATCACCAGTACTGCACCA GACAGAAGCTCTTCTGGAGCACGACAGTGACGATGTGCAGCATCATCTGGATTCTTTCCATCTTCTGGGCCGCCGTTCCACTCATGGGATGGGGCGTCTATGACTTTGAGCCAATGAGGACATGCTGCACGCTTGACTACACTAGAGGAGACAG GGACTACATTACCTACATGCTTACTTTGACGGTGCTCTACCTGACTTTCCCAGCTGTCACCATGTTTTCTTGTTATGATTCCATCTACAAACACTTCAAGAAGATTCATCATCACAAG tttaacacCAGTTTGCCTTTGAGAGTATTGCTGTCATGTTGGGGCCCTTATGTCCTCATGTGCATCTATGCCTGCTTTGAGAACGTGAAACTTGTCTCTCCAAAACTGCGAATG TTGCTTCCAgttgttgcaaaaacaaatcccATCTTCAACTCTCTTCTCTACTCATTTGGAAATGAGTTCTACAGAGGAGGCATTTGGAACTTCCTCACTGGACAGAAGATTGTTGAGCCAGACGTTAAGAAGTCCAAATAA
- the lrit1b gene encoding leucine-rich repeat, immunoglobulin-like domain and transmembrane domain-containing protein 1b gives MSRHFAVAFSLALVFIPIFSTSCPAQCSCFFHKLSDGSKARSVLCNDPEITVIPPNFPSDTSKLRIEKTAITRIASNNFHYLNSLEFLWMSFNSLNSLNADSFRGLYNLDELRLDGNSLTSFPWEALSDMPILRLLDLHNNKISSIPASATIYIKNVTYLDLSSNSLTTLPAEALTMWLSVKPSQDSESSKLILGLHDNPWLCDCRLYDLIQFQKSPSSSVALIDTRLRCADPESLSGVFFTEAELQRCQAPRVHTAVARVRSSLGNNVLLRCGTVGVPIPDLFWSRADGKKMNGTVQQEISKEGIIWSILSVPAVSYRDSGKYVCKATNFVGNADAIISLVITDSIRSEEAVGGVSKRGSRKKPGSMGRAAYQEKLIARYVPPPTSTAAQPIIEPLNGKGVTGRYEIESYSVSDGNSQRQSKNSYPLKSGEVSQGLGNLVANASSLQQVPDKRVVRSVKVIGDTDHTVSLNWRAPTATNTTEFSVLYAVFGERDMRRINVGAGKNRITIEGLVPKTKYIACVCVKGLIPKKEQCVIFSTDEAASASGTQKLINVVVITVACVIAVPLTLIVCCGAIKKRCQKMLGHQTKDMQDSYVTFETLGPGGKAKGMEGEYLTRLNPDESNRLLSARSSVDSEAIARTEGPPNEYFC, from the exons ATGAGCCGGCACTTTGCTGTTGCTTTTAGCTTGgctttagtttttattcctattttcaGCACATCATGTCCTGCACAATGCAGTTGCTTCTTTCACAAGTTAAGTGACGGATCAAAGGCAAg GAGCGTGCTTTGCAATGACCCAGAGATCACTGTGATTCCTCCAAACTTCCCATCTGACACATCAAAGCTACGCATAGAGAAGACGGCAATCACGCGCATCGCCAGCAACAACTTCCACTACCTCAACAGCCTGGAGTTTCTCTGGATGTCTTTCAATTCCCTGAACTCGCTTAATGCAGACAGTTTTCGAGGCCTCTACAACCTGGATGAGCTCAGGCTGGATGGAAACTCCCTCACTTCCTTCCCTTGGGAAGCTTTGAGTGACATGCCCATCCTGAGGCTCCTCGACTTGCACAACAACAAGATCTCCTCTATCCCGGCCTCGGCCACCATTTACATTAAAAACGTCACTTATCTGGATTTATCCAGCAACAGCCTCACAACGCTTCCAGCAGAGGCTCTCACAATGTGGCTGAGCGTGAAGCCTTCCCAAGACTCGGAGTCATCTAAGCTAATTCTGG GTCTTCATGATAACCCATGGCTGTGCGACTGCCGACTCTACGACCTGATCCAGTTTCAGAAATCCCCCTCATCATCTGTGGCACTTATTGACACTCGGCTGAGGTGTGCTGATCCTGAGAGCCTGTCTGGGGTTTTCTTTACTGAAGCAGAGCTTCAGAGGTGCCAGGCCCCCAGGGTGCACACGGCTGTGGCTCGCGTTCGGAGCTCACTGGGCAACAACGTCCTACTGCGCTGTGGGACTGTTGGGGTCCCCATTCCGGACCTTTTCTGGAGCCGTGCTGATGGCAAGAAAATGAATGGCACAG TTCAGCAAGAGATTTCAAAGGAAGGCATCATTTGGTCAATTCTGAGTGTCCCCGCAGTCTCCTACAGGGATTCTGGGAAGTATGTGTGCAAAGCCACCAACTTTGTGGGCAATGCGGATGCCATCATCTCCTTGGTGATCACTGATTCCATTCGTTCAGAGGAAGCAGTTGGTGGCGTTTCTAAGAGAGGCAGTAGAAAGAAGCCGGGGAGCATGGGAAGAGCAGCTTACCAGGAAAAACTCATTGCGAGATATGTTCCACCACCCACCAGCACTGCAGCTCAACCCATTATTGAACCTCTTAATGGCAAAGGAGTGACTGGGAGATATGAAATTGAGAGCTACAGTGTTTCTGATGGAAATTCTCAAAGACAGTCCAAAAATTCGTACCCTCTAAAGTCAGGGGAGGTGAGTCAAGGTTTAGGTAACCTGGTGGCAAATGCCTCGTCCCTACAGCAAGTTCCTGATAAGAGGGTGGTACGATCGGTAAAAGTGATTGGGGACACGGATCACACCGTCTCTTTGAACTGGCGTGCCCCCACAGCCACAAACACCACCGAATTCAGTGTCCTATATGCCGTTTTTGGTGAGAGAGATATGCGTCGTATTAATGTGGGAGCTGGAAAGAACCGCATCACCATTGAAGGCCTTGTACCAAAGACAAAGTACATAGCATGTGTTTGCGTCAAAGGTTTGATTCCGAAAAAGGAACAGTGTGTAATCTTCTCAACGGATGAGGCTGCCAGTGCCAGTGGCACACAGAAGCTCATTAATGTGGTAGTGATAACTGTTGCATGTGTGATTGCAGTCCCCCTGACTCTGATTGTGTGCTGTGGGGCAATAAAGAAACGTTGCCAAAAAATGCTGGGGCATCAGACAAAAGACATGCAAGACTCCTACGTAACGTTTGAGACTCTTGGTCCTGGAGGCAAGGCTAAAGGGATGGAGGGGGAATATCTGACCAGGCTAAACCCTGATGAATCCAACAGGCTCCTGTCGGCGAGGTCAAGTGTCGATTCAGAAGCTATAGCGAGGACTGAAGGGCCACCTAATGAATACTTCTGCTAA
- the LOC114151800 gene encoding leucine-rich repeat, immunoglobulin-like domain and transmembrane domain-containing protein 2, which yields MDVFCAVFGMFFVFDIITPGLSACLLGCSCTNENLGRTLLCMETPLAHIPENIPDDFTKIRIENCHLTELPQGSFSQVHALEFLWLNFNEITLMNIKSLEGLSNLTELRLQGNKLTSVPWTAFQSTPRLKILDLKHNRLDVLPEHALRYLPALTYLDLSFNQLSITSKEVFTNWPLYQIAEKAWGKEGLVSNVVLALHDNPWSCDCRLKGFVEFIRKVSPPVILMNSYLKCSGPGNKVDKYFHEIQLKTCMKPVASVAESNVSLSLGANATLTCLVKARPLSHIQWLYPLKIIRGFASTQTQIDEETITSQLVIPSVHLVDRGLYTCMANNFIGNSSVCISLNIDSPISSAPLPPPVPMLSSNDSPHIDIRIAKQTVYGITLEWHAVTDNPAETWFTIHFGKYDSPKKEMIFIGPGINSYSVSDLLPVTKYEVCVTLKNHPPREGQCIVFVTGSDISQLEQRERLIHIIVIVCAMVLAVPAGMYACTTEARFSCLDRCVDLWKKRRRHAEDAEGSERQNTFDSLQAASDEALYRDSEEKPTKRRKSEDRCRGGSAAHLY from the exons ATGGACGTATTTTGTGCCGTGTTTGGGATGTTCTTTGTATTTGATATCATCACCCCTGGATTATCTGCATGTCTGCTGGGTTGCTCCTGCACTAATGAGAACTTGGGAAG GACTTTGCTGTGCATGGAAACCCCCCTGGCGCACATCCCAGAGAACATCCCTGATGATTTTACTAAAATCCGAATTGAAAACTGCCACCTGACTGAGTTACCCCAAGGTTCCTTCTCTCAAGTTCATGCCTTAGAGTTCCTCTGGCTAAATTTCAATGAGATCACGCTGATGAACATCAAAAGCCTGGAGGGCCTCTCCAACCTGACCGAGCTAAGGCTACAAGGCAACAAGCTGACTTCGGTACCATGGACTGCATTTCAGAGCACACCAAGACTCAAAATTTTGGACCTGAAGCACAATCGGTTAGATGTGTTGCCGGAGCACGCTTTGAGATACTTGCCTGCACTGACCTACTTAGATTTATCCTTCAATCAGCTTAGCATCACATCAAAGGAAGTGTTCACAAATTGGCCTCTTTACCAAATAGCAGAGAAAGCGTGGGGGAAAGAAGGTCTGGTCTCCAACGTGGTCTTAGCACTACATGACAACCCCTGGTCGTGTGACTGCCGCCTTAAAGGTTTCGTTGAATTCATCCGTAAGGTGAGCCCTCCTGTCATCCTCATGAACTCTTACTTGAAGTGCTCTGGCCCAGGCAACAAAGTGGACAAATATTTCCATGAGATTCAGCTGAAAACCTGCATGAAGCCGGTGGCCTCGGTGGCAGAGTCTAACGTTAGTTTGTCTCTGGGAGCAAATGCAACACTGACGTGCCTAGTCAAAGCCAGGCCACTTTCACACATTCAATGGCTGTATCCTCTCAAGATCATCAGAGGATTTGCTT CTACCCAGACTCAGATAGATGAGGAGACCATCACATCCCAGTTGGTGATCCCGTCCGTGCACCTGGTAGATCGTGGACTCTACACTTGCATGGCGAACAACTTCATTGGCAACTCCTCTGTTTGTATCTCACTCAACATTGATTCCCCCATTTcttcagctcctcttcctccacctgtACCCATGCTGTCATCTAATGACAGTCCCCACATTGACATCCGCATCGCCAAGCAGACTGTCTATGGCATCACCTTGGAGTGGCATGCAGTGACGGACAATCCAGCAGAAACCTGGTTCACCATTCACTTTGGTAAGTACGATTCACCCAAGAAAGAGATGATCTTCATTGGCCCTGGCATAAACAGTTACTCGGTCAGCGACTTGCTTCCTGTCACCAAATATGAGGTATGCGTCACCCTGAAAAACCACCCCCCCAGAGAGGGCCAGTGCATCGTCTTTGTCACAGGTAGCGACATTAGTCAGCTGGAGCAGAGGGAGAGACTCATCCACATCATTGTCATTGTGTGCGCCATGGTACTGGCAGTGCCGGCAGGCATGTACGCATGCACCACGGAGGCTAGGTTCAGCTGCCTGGACCGCTGTGTGGATCTgtggaagaagaggaggaggcatGCTGAGGACGCAGAGGGATCAGAAAGGCAGAACACCTTTGACAGCCTGCAGGCAGCCAGCGATGAAGCCCTGTATAGGGACTCAGAGGAAAAACCAACAAAGAGGCGGAAATCTGAAGACAGGTGCAGAGGGGGAAGTGCTGCTCATCTATACTAG